A section of the Paenibacillus odorifer genome encodes:
- a CDS encoding SpoIIE family protein phosphatase — MRILIVDDNPTNVIIIREILKKEDYRNFVTASSAKEMLERLGIGSGSEDGRPRMSDIDLILLDMMMPEMDGIEACRVVQQYEHLKDIPIIMVTAVGDSKKLAEALDAGAVDYVTKPINKVELMARIRLALRLKREKDWHKERDQRIQEELRLAALVQNAVLSLPLQEENFEVHAIYQPSSELAGDLYAWYPLGDGRYGVILLDIMGHGISSSLFCMFLASVLKDTVTTYVEPEKVIQELNRRFNQLYIEKKLIQYYFTTIYLVIDTRIKRIDYVNAGHPPALFFEGTAKTPVLLESNCHPVGLFERIDIQPQSLTYEDEGHLVLYTDGLLELVEGEQEEQLKFMIKHLNVEHEWKEETIRAAFFNADVPKERDDDKCIVWISLKKGTE; from the coding sequence ATGAGAATCTTAATCGTGGATGACAATCCGACTAATGTTATCATTATCCGTGAAATCCTGAAAAAAGAAGATTACCGAAATTTCGTAACCGCATCTTCTGCTAAAGAGATGTTGGAAAGGCTTGGAATCGGTTCTGGGAGTGAAGATGGACGTCCCCGGATGTCAGATATTGATCTGATTTTACTGGATATGATGATGCCAGAAATGGATGGGATCGAAGCATGTCGTGTTGTGCAGCAATACGAACATCTTAAGGATATTCCAATAATAATGGTTACAGCTGTAGGCGATTCTAAGAAATTGGCCGAAGCGCTGGATGCAGGTGCAGTAGATTATGTTACGAAACCTATTAATAAAGTGGAGCTAATGGCCCGGATTCGGCTTGCTCTGCGGTTGAAACGTGAGAAAGATTGGCATAAAGAACGGGATCAGCGAATCCAGGAGGAGTTGAGACTGGCTGCGCTTGTGCAGAATGCTGTACTCAGCCTGCCGCTGCAGGAAGAGAATTTCGAGGTGCATGCTATCTATCAGCCTTCCTCTGAATTGGCAGGTGATTTATATGCGTGGTATCCCCTTGGGGATGGCCGATATGGCGTAATCCTCCTAGACATTATGGGACACGGTATATCATCATCTCTTTTTTGCATGTTCCTTGCGTCAGTATTAAAGGATACGGTAACTACCTATGTAGAGCCGGAAAAGGTAATTCAGGAACTCAATCGAAGGTTTAACCAACTTTATATTGAGAAAAAGCTGATTCAATACTATTTTACGACGATTTATCTTGTGATTGACACTCGTATAAAGCGTATTGACTATGTTAACGCTGGGCATCCACCTGCGCTGTTTTTTGAGGGCACAGCTAAGACTCCGGTCTTGCTGGAAAGTAATTGTCACCCTGTAGGCCTGTTTGAACGGATTGATATTCAGCCTCAGAGCTTGACCTACGAAGATGAAGGGCATTTGGTTCTCTATACAGATGGTCTGCTGGAGCTGGTTGAGGGTGAACAGGAAGAGCAGCTGAAGTTCATGATTAAGCATTTAAATGTTGAGCATGAATGGAAGGAAGAAACTATACGGGCTGCTTTTTTCAATGCTGATGTTCCTAAAGAGCGTGACGATGACAAATGTATAGTGTGGATCTCACTGAAGAAGGGAACAGAATGA
- a CDS encoding DUF948 domain-containing protein, with product MIIELSVALVAIAFAVLVFFLIKTLKSAKDSLDKVSQTLVEVQKTMDELTYEVKTTVRHANEITADVQHKIQKIDPVIDSVKNLGDVMNELTLTVKQVSVTVIEKYRKSRELKEKSKEVSIKEAPLTPAEERTVNSYDAIYAEKSPGKIATVLKGVDVAATLWKKFRH from the coding sequence ATGATCATTGAACTTAGTGTAGCTCTCGTCGCAATTGCATTCGCAGTACTTGTTTTCTTTTTAATTAAAACCTTAAAGTCGGCAAAGGATTCACTCGACAAAGTCAGCCAAACCTTGGTGGAAGTACAGAAGACGATGGATGAGCTTACTTATGAAGTGAAAACGACGGTCAGACACGCAAATGAAATCACTGCCGATGTACAGCATAAGATTCAAAAGATTGACCCAGTCATCGATTCTGTCAAGAATCTGGGTGATGTCATGAATGAGCTGACCTTAACGGTCAAACAAGTGTCAGTCACAGTGATTGAGAAATATCGTAAATCGCGTGAGCTGAAGGAGAAGAGTAAGGAAGTCTCTATAAAAGAAGCTCCGTTAACTCCTGCTGAAGAACGTACTGTTAACTCCTATGATGCCATTTATGCTGAGAAGTCACCGGGAAAAATAGCTACAGTGCTAAAAGGTGTAGACGTAGCTGCAACTCTTTGGAAGAAATTTCGTCATTAA
- a CDS encoding DUF1328 domain-containing protein produces the protein MLKWSAILLVVAVIAGIFGFFNLVAAAAGLAKILFFVFLVLFVISLFTGRRGRSM, from the coding sequence ATGTTAAAATGGTCCGCAATACTACTTGTAGTCGCAGTAATCGCCGGAATCTTTGGTTTCTTCAACCTTGTAGCCGCCGCCGCTGGTCTTGCTAAGATCCTGTTCTTCGTCTTCCTGGTTCTGTTTGTAATTTCTCTCTTCACGGGACGCAGAGGTAGATCTATGTAG
- a CDS encoding SH3 domain-containing C40 family peptidase yields the protein MIKSHKQITASLLVSAAIVAGLGVSAPGQAAAASSSSNSVTAASAVQTGVIEASVRLRSTPSTDGEIVKYLQKGDQVQILSQPNSYWYQVKTADGSVGYTSAGDKYISVSSASVTTPSAQTGTIKYGVNLRVSPSTSGKVMKLLNKGEKVEVLAQPNSYWYQVKAADGSIGYISSSDQYSTLSGNGGGSGTVTPTPTPTPTPNPPITTPGASAQIERVIAAGMGYLGTPYEYGSSRNDTRTFDCSDFIRQIFMDAANLKLPADSRQQGDWVKSNSTMVTSISNLKRGDLMFFMDYKGNSASAYEGIDKSTARISHVAMYLGDGQVLQTYSVASGGVRVDKLSASWMNRFLYGGSVIR from the coding sequence ATGATCAAATCACATAAGCAAATTACAGCATCTTTGTTAGTATCTGCTGCAATTGTTGCAGGTTTAGGAGTATCTGCTCCTGGACAAGCAGCGGCAGCCTCAAGTTCATCTAATTCAGTTACAGCAGCTTCAGCCGTTCAAACAGGTGTGATCGAGGCTAGTGTTCGCCTTCGCAGCACCCCTTCTACTGACGGAGAAATAGTGAAGTACTTGCAAAAGGGAGATCAAGTGCAGATCCTTTCGCAGCCTAACAGCTATTGGTATCAAGTAAAAACGGCTGATGGTTCAGTGGGTTATACAAGTGCAGGAGATAAGTATATCAGCGTATCCTCTGCTTCAGTAACGACACCATCGGCACAAACTGGCACCATTAAGTATGGTGTGAATCTTCGGGTTTCACCTTCAACAAGCGGAAAAGTAATGAAGCTTTTGAATAAGGGAGAAAAAGTAGAAGTTCTGGCACAGCCTAACAGTTACTGGTATCAAGTTAAAGCGGCGGATGGTAGCATCGGATATATAAGTTCAAGTGATCAATATAGTACACTTTCAGGAAACGGTGGGGGATCTGGAACGGTAACGCCTACACCAACACCTACACCAACACCCAATCCGCCTATAACAACACCGGGGGCTTCAGCCCAAATCGAACGGGTAATTGCTGCAGGCATGGGATATCTAGGAACGCCTTATGAGTATGGCTCCAGCAGAAATGATACAAGAACCTTTGACTGCTCGGACTTCATCCGGCAAATTTTTATGGATGCTGCGAATCTCAAACTGCCGGCGGATTCCCGTCAACAAGGAGATTGGGTGAAGTCGAATAGTACGATGGTTACGTCTATTTCCAATTTGAAGCGCGGCGACTTAATGTTCTTTATGGATTATAAGGGAAATTCTGCTTCTGCTTATGAGGGAATCGACAAATCTACAGCTAGAATATCGCATGTTGCTATGTATCTAGGAGATGGACAAGTTCTACAAACTTATTCCGTAGCTTCAGGCGGGGTAAGAGTAGATAAACTAAGCGCTTCTTGGATGAATCGTTTTCTCTACGGAGGTTCGGTCATTCGCTAA
- a CDS encoding cation diffusion facilitator family transporter — translation MTDIYEDIRKGERGAWVSIAAYLILSSFKLVCGYLFASSALVADGVNNLTDIVASIAVLVGLRISRKPPDSDHAYGHFRAETVAALLASFIMAVVGIQVIVEAVRSFFDRTKETPQLWSAGVAIVCAVAMMGVYIYNKRLAKQINSGALMAAAKDNFSDAMVSVGAAVGIVGAQFGLPWIDSAAAVLVGLIISKTAWDIFRDSTYRLTDGFDEDKLMDLRSTIARTPGVEEIKDVKARVHGNHVHVDVVVEVDANISVTEGHEISDSIEERMSKMHNIMNVQVHVEPKK, via the coding sequence ATGACTGATATTTACGAAGATATACGTAAAGGGGAACGAGGAGCTTGGGTTAGCATAGCGGCTTACCTCATCCTATCATCATTCAAGCTGGTTTGCGGTTATTTATTTGCATCTAGCGCACTCGTAGCGGACGGGGTCAACAATTTAACAGATATCGTGGCATCCATAGCTGTGCTGGTGGGTTTACGGATTTCGCGGAAGCCACCTGACTCTGACCACGCTTATGGGCATTTCCGCGCAGAGACCGTAGCGGCGTTGTTGGCTTCTTTTATCATGGCGGTAGTGGGCATTCAAGTGATTGTAGAGGCGGTGCGGTCCTTTTTCGATCGTACAAAAGAAACGCCACAGCTCTGGTCGGCAGGGGTGGCTATTGTATGTGCAGTGGCTATGATGGGAGTATATATATATAACAAAAGACTGGCCAAGCAAATTAACAGTGGGGCACTTATGGCAGCGGCTAAGGATAATTTTTCTGATGCTATGGTCAGTGTTGGAGCCGCAGTTGGGATTGTAGGCGCACAGTTTGGTTTGCCATGGATTGATTCCGCAGCGGCTGTTCTTGTCGGACTCATTATCTCCAAGACTGCTTGGGATATTTTTCGTGATTCGACCTATCGGCTTACCGATGGCTTTGATGAAGATAAATTGATGGATCTACGCAGTACGATTGCTCGAACGCCGGGAGTAGAAGAGATTAAAGATGTGAAGGCACGGGTTCATGGTAATCATGTGCATGTGGATGTTGTAGTGGAGGTGGATGCGAATATTTCTGTGACGGAAGGTCATGAAATAAGTGATTCCATCGAAGAAAGAATGAGCAAAATGCATAATATTATGAATGTGCAGGTGCACGTGGAACCTAAAAAATAA
- a CDS encoding ABC-F family ATP-binding cassette domain-containing protein, whose protein sequence is MISTSGVTLRYGKRALFEDVNIKFTPGNCYGLIGANGAGKSTFLKILSGEIEANTGEVHVTPGERLAVLKQNHFEYDEFPVLETVIMGHTRLYEIMKEKDTLYAKSDFTEADGLRAGELEGEFAELNGWDAEPDAAAMLIGLGIMRELHDKKMAELSGNEKVRVLLAQALFGRPNNLLLDEPTNHLDLESIGWLENFLMDYEGTVIVVSHDRHFLNKVCTHIADIDFGKIQMYVGNYDFWYESSQLAQALQRDSNKKKEDKIKELQAFIQRFSANASKSKQATSRKKQLEKITLDDIRPSNRKYPFLNFKPEREAGKQLLTVSGLSKAVEGEKLLDEISFVVNKGDKIAFVGPYSQPKSLLFDVIMGEQEADAGEYTWGVTTTQAYFPKDNSSYFDGVEMNLVEWLRQYSKDQDETFLRGFLGRMLFAGEEALKKASVLSGGEKVRCMLAKMMLNGANVLVFDEPTNHLDLESITALNNGLIDFDGTILFTSHDHQFIQTIANRIIEITPTGVIDRSMSYDEYLENPEIKEMRQRMYPVEV, encoded by the coding sequence ATGATTAGCACAAGCGGCGTAACACTCCGCTACGGAAAACGCGCTCTCTTTGAAGATGTAAACATAAAATTCACCCCTGGTAACTGCTACGGTTTGATTGGCGCCAATGGTGCCGGTAAATCAACCTTTCTGAAAATTCTGTCTGGTGAGATCGAAGCAAATACCGGTGAGGTACATGTTACACCAGGCGAACGTCTCGCAGTACTCAAACAGAACCATTTTGAGTATGATGAATTCCCAGTACTTGAGACCGTAATTATGGGTCATACACGTCTTTATGAAATTATGAAAGAAAAGGACACGCTTTATGCGAAGTCCGATTTCACAGAAGCGGATGGCCTGCGTGCAGGGGAGCTTGAAGGTGAGTTCGCTGAGCTTAACGGCTGGGATGCTGAGCCAGATGCAGCTGCCATGCTGATTGGTCTCGGAATTATGCGTGAACTGCATGACAAAAAAATGGCCGAACTGAGCGGCAATGAAAAGGTACGGGTACTCTTGGCGCAAGCCTTGTTTGGCCGTCCAAATAACCTGCTGCTAGATGAGCCTACCAACCACTTGGATCTCGAATCTATTGGCTGGTTAGAGAACTTCCTCATGGACTATGAAGGTACTGTTATCGTCGTATCCCATGACCGTCACTTCCTGAATAAAGTATGTACGCATATTGCGGATATTGATTTTGGCAAAATCCAAATGTACGTCGGCAACTACGACTTCTGGTATGAGTCCAGTCAGCTTGCGCAAGCTTTGCAGCGTGATTCGAACAAGAAGAAGGAAGATAAAATCAAGGAATTGCAGGCATTTATCCAGCGTTTCTCGGCCAATGCTTCCAAGTCTAAACAAGCGACATCACGTAAGAAACAACTTGAGAAAATTACACTGGACGATATTCGTCCGTCGAACCGTAAATATCCGTTCCTCAACTTCAAACCTGAACGTGAAGCGGGTAAACAATTGCTGACAGTCAGCGGTTTGTCCAAAGCGGTTGAAGGTGAAAAGCTTCTTGATGAAATCAGCTTTGTAGTAAACAAAGGGGATAAGATTGCTTTTGTGGGCCCTTACTCCCAGCCTAAATCACTGCTGTTTGATGTGATCATGGGTGAGCAAGAAGCGGATGCGGGGGAATATACATGGGGAGTAACTACAACTCAAGCGTATTTCCCGAAAGACAACTCCAGCTATTTCGATGGTGTAGAAATGAATCTTGTAGAATGGCTACGCCAGTATTCTAAAGATCAGGACGAAACTTTCCTGCGTGGATTCTTGGGCCGTATGTTGTTCGCCGGAGAAGAAGCACTGAAGAAAGCAAGCGTGCTGTCCGGGGGCGAGAAGGTTCGCTGTATGCTGGCCAAAATGATGCTCAACGGCGCAAACGTGCTTGTGTTCGATGAACCAACCAACCACTTGGATCTGGAATCCATCACGGCACTGAATAACGGGCTGATCGATTTCGATGGCACGATTCTATTCACTTCCCATGACCATCAGTTCATCCAAACCATTGCTAACCGCATCATCGAGATTACACCTACAGGTGTAATTGACCGCTCCATGAGCTACGATGAATATTTGGAGAATCCAGAAATTAAGGAAATGCGCCAGCGCATGTATCCTGTAGAAGTATAA
- a CDS encoding MBL fold metallo-hydrolase codes for MVKFRYNNLDNVSTDKTLKEFRKWREERRRKKKDYSYVVPSTPPRLSYLAENRLETTITWIGHSTFFLQYEGMNIITDPIWARRLGFEKRLGQPGIPLSEVPPIDLILISHSHYDHLHMASIRKLYRAGTTLVVPIGLKRKMLRKGFRNCIEMEWWQENTLGKIKLTFVPTQHWTRRTPWDTNTSHWGGYILQPIESDSDKLPPNLYFAGDSGYFPGFKEIGSRYKLHVALMPIGAYEPEWFMTSQHVTPEEAIQAFVDVGAETMIPMHYGTYRLADDTAREALDRMESARLKQGISEERIRTLSYGETLVIQPENRITGQ; via the coding sequence ATGGTTAAATTTCGCTACAATAACCTCGACAATGTGAGTACCGATAAAACACTTAAAGAGTTTCGTAAGTGGCGGGAGGAGCGTCGACGGAAGAAAAAAGATTATTCATATGTAGTGCCAAGTACGCCACCGAGGTTATCTTATCTGGCTGAGAATCGGCTGGAGACTACCATTACGTGGATTGGGCATTCCACGTTTTTCCTTCAATATGAAGGGATGAATATCATTACTGATCCAATCTGGGCGAGAAGACTAGGCTTTGAGAAAAGATTGGGGCAACCCGGGATTCCGCTCAGCGAAGTGCCTCCCATTGACCTGATTCTGATCTCGCACTCTCATTATGACCACTTGCATATGGCTTCTATCCGTAAATTATATAGAGCAGGGACAACCCTTGTTGTTCCTATAGGTTTGAAACGAAAGATGCTCCGCAAAGGATTTCGCAACTGCATAGAAATGGAATGGTGGCAGGAAAATACGCTAGGTAAAATTAAGCTTACCTTCGTGCCGACTCAGCACTGGACGCGGAGAACGCCTTGGGACACGAATACTTCTCATTGGGGAGGATATATTCTGCAGCCGATCGAATCGGATAGCGACAAGCTGCCCCCAAACCTGTATTTCGCAGGAGATAGCGGTTATTTTCCGGGTTTTAAGGAGATTGGGAGCCGCTATAAGCTTCATGTTGCACTCATGCCGATTGGAGCTTATGAACCGGAGTGGTTCATGACCTCGCAGCATGTAACCCCTGAAGAGGCTATACAAGCATTTGTAGATGTTGGAGCGGAGACCATGATTCCGATGCATTACGGCACCTATAGACTTGCTGATGATACGGCCCGGGAAGCGCTGGATCGGATGGAAAGTGCCCGGCTTAAACAAGGTATTTCTGAAGAAAGAATCCGTACGCTCAGTTATGGTGAAACGCTTGTTATACAACCCGAGAATCGCATAACTGGACAATAA